A stretch of Brassica napus cultivar Da-Ae chromosome C6, Da-Ae, whole genome shotgun sequence DNA encodes these proteins:
- the LOC106374320 gene encoding peroxidase 9 yields MAVFKLIPCLVLFALFSFDVGVAHPGFGFGWGSNGPSIGRTFSSGLFPQFYQFSCPQADEIVMTVLEKAIARNPRMAASLLRLHFHDCFVQGCDASILLDDSATIRSEKNAGPNKNSIKGFEVIDEIKAKLEQVCPQIVSCADILALAARGSTILSGGPSWELPLGRRDSTTASLNGANTNIPAPNSTIQNLLTMFQRKGLNQEDLVSLSGGHTIGVARCTTFKQRLYNQNGNNQPDETLERSYYYGLRSICPPTGGDNNISPLDLASPARFDNTYFKLILWGKGLLTSDQVLLTGNAGNIVELVKAYAEDESLFFEQFAKSMVNMGNIQPLTGISGEIRKNCHVIN; encoded by the exons ATGGCTGTGTTTAAGCTTATTCCTTGTCTTGTGCTCTTTGCgttgttttcttttgatgtTGGTGTTGCTCATCCAGGTTTTGGGTTCGGATGGGGAAGTAATGGCCCCAGTATTGGAAGAACTTTCTCCTCGGGTCTTTTCCCACAATTCTACCAATTCTCTTGCCCACAAGCTGATGAAATTGTCATGACAGTGCTCGAAAAAGCCATAGCTAGAAACCCAAGAATGGCAGCATCTTTACTCAGGCTTCACTTCCACGACTGCTTCGTCCAG GGCTGTGATGCATCAATCTTGTTGGATGATAGTGCTACCATAAGAAGTGAAAAGAATGCTGGACCAAACAAGAACTCTATTAAGGGGTTTGAAGTAATAGACGAGATCAAAGCCAAACTAGAGCAAGTTTGCCCTCAAATAGTCTCTTGCGCTGACATTCTAGCTCTTGCCGCTCGTGGCTCAACTATCCTG AGTGGTGGACCATCATGGGAGCTTCCACTAGGGAGGAGAGACTCGACGACAGCGAGCCTCAATGGAGCAAACACGAACATTCCTGCACCTAACTCGACTATTCAGAATCTTTTAACCATGTTCCAACGCAAAGGTTTGAACCAAGAAGACCTTGTTTCCCTGTCAG GAGGGCATACAATTGGAGTAGCTAGGTGTACAACGTTCAAGCAAAGACTCTACAATCAAAACGGTAATAACCAACCAGACGAGACGCTAGAGAGGTCTTACTACTATGGTCTGAGATCGATCTGTCCACCTACTGGTGGCGATAACAATATTTCCCCACTAGACTTAGCCTCTCCTGCAAGATTCGACAACACATACTTCAAGCTTATCCTCTGGGGCAAAGGCTTATTGACATCAGACCAAGTGCTTCTCACTGGAAACGCAGGCAATATTGTTGAATTGGTGAAAGCTTATGCCGAAGACGAGAGCCTTTTCTTCGAGCAATTTGCGAAGTCGATGGTAAACATGGGGAACATTCAGCCTCTTACTGGAATCAGTGGTGAGATCAGGAAAAACTGTCACGtgattaactaa
- the LOC106375620 gene encoding uncharacterized protein LOC106375620 isoform X2, producing the protein MLVLRAPTGPVSAARFITKPNPRIPSPDPWLGLVPSANTRRRRRVVLTLSNSDSNGSVKSATPPSTGDDTVFVGQENVPLEGVIQFDKPKADASIKKWGRVALLAGGDVLALLIFSAIGRFSHGFPVFSSDTLHTADPFIAGWFLSAYFLGGYAEEGRGMKGQSKAVVAAAKSWALGVPLGVIIRSTSSGHIPSYSFILVTMGSTAVLLIGWRALLFSVLPSESKKKDDTYRKGSAFELFELLTSLIRRW; encoded by the exons aTGCTGGTTCTTCGCGCTCCCACGGGACCTGTCTCCGCCGCCAGATTCATCACCAAACCCAACCCTCGTATTCCTTCTCCGGATCCATGGCTCGGACTGGTTCCCTCCGCTAACACTCGCCGTCGGCGACGCGTCGTCCTCACTCTCTCTAACTCTGACTCAAATGGAAGCGTAAAATCCGCCACACCTCCATCTACAGGGGACGACACAGTCTTCGTCGGGCAAGAGAATGTTCCGCTCGAAGGCGTTATTCAATTCGATAAACCAAAGGCAGATGCTTCAATCAAGAAATGGGG CCGTGTGGCTTTACTTGCTGGTGGGGATGTTTTGGCTTTGCTTATCTTCTCTGCAATTGGGAGATTCAGCCATGGATTCCCTGTGTTTAGCTCCGACACTCTTCACACAGCTGACCCTTTCATTGCTG GATGGTTTCTGAGTGCTTATTTCTTGGGAGGATATGCGGAGGAAGGGAGAGGAATGAAGGGTCAGTCAAAAGCTGTGGTAGCAGCCGCTAAATCTTGGGCTCTCGGTGTTCCG CTTGGGGTGATCATAAGGTCAACCTCGTCAGGCCACATCCCATCTTATAGCTTTATCTTGGTGACAATGGGAAGTACTGCTGTTTTACTTATTGGGTGGAGAGCACTATTATTCAGTGTGCTTCCTTCAGAGTCAAAGAAGAAAGATGATACATATCGAAAAGGCAGCGCATTCGAACTATTTGAG TTGCTTACTTCATTAATAAGACGGTGGTAA
- the LOC106375619 gene encoding TVP38/TMEM64 family membrane protein slr0305, with the protein MKKWILIAATVAIIAVIARQGTGWSKEAALEALKEWSDRLGIWAIPTYVAVHTVTLALCLPHAVFFEAGASILFGFLPALLCVFSAKVLAASFSFWIGRFVFKSSSKATAWAHNNKYFNILSRGVERDGWKFVLLARFSPIPSYVINYALAATQVRFLADFLFPTLIGCLPMILQNASVGSLAGMAVASVAGKPKTQAWGYVFPLLGLLSSVLITMRVKKYSAGITEASSDTSPSPNSSTLASSETVNPAY; encoded by the exons ATGAAGAAATGGATTTTGATCGCTGCGACGGTGGCGATAATCGCCGTAATCGCGAGGCAAGGCACGGGATGGAGCAAGGAAGCAGCGTTAGAAGCTTTGAAAGAATGGTCGGATCGGCTCGGGATTTGGGCGATTCCGACGTATGTAGCGGTTCACACCGTAACCCTAGCGCTATGCCTCCCTCACGCGGTCTTCTTTGAAGCTGGCGCTTCTATTCTCTTCGGCTTCCTCCCTGCTCTTCTCTGCGTCTTCTCCGCTAAAGTCCTCGCCGCTTCCTTCTCCTTCTGGATCGGCAG gTTTGTTTTCAAGAGTTCAAGCAAAGCAACAGCGTGGGCACATAATAACAAGTACTTCAACATTCTCTCAAGAGGGGTGGAGCGAGATGGTTGGAAGTTTGTTCTACTTGCAAGGTTCTCGCCCATCCCTTCTTACGTGATCAACTACGCCTTAGCAGCAACGCAAGTCCGGTTCCTTGCTGATTTTCTCTTCCCCACGCTTATTGGTTGCCTCCCGATGATCTTGCAGAATGCATCTGTGGGTAGCCTCGCTGGTATGGCTGTGGCTTCAGTAGCCGGTAAACCAAAAACTCAAGCCTGGGGATATGTCTTCCCTCTACTTGGGCTACTCTCTAGTGTTCTCATTACAATGAGGGTCAAAAAGTACTCCGCTGGAATTACAGAGGCGTCTTCAGATACCTCTCCGTCTCCTAATAGCTCTACTTTAGCTTCGTCTGAAACTGTGAATCCCGCCTATTGA
- the LOC106375620 gene encoding uncharacterized protein LOC106375620 isoform X1, translating into MLVLRAPTGPVSAARFITKPNPRIPSPDPWLGLVPSANTRRRRRVVLTLSNSDSNGSVKSATPPSTGDDTVFVGQENVPLEGVIQFDKPKADASIKKWGRVALLAGGDVLALLIFSAIGRFSHGFPVFSSDTLHTADPFIAGWFLSAYFLGGYAEEGRGMKGQSKAVVAAAKSWALGVPKRCSEFWLMIYLISNQIQLGVIIRSTSSGHIPSYSFILVTMGSTAVLLIGWRALLFSVLPSESKKKDDTYRKGSAFELFELLTSLIRRW; encoded by the exons aTGCTGGTTCTTCGCGCTCCCACGGGACCTGTCTCCGCCGCCAGATTCATCACCAAACCCAACCCTCGTATTCCTTCTCCGGATCCATGGCTCGGACTGGTTCCCTCCGCTAACACTCGCCGTCGGCGACGCGTCGTCCTCACTCTCTCTAACTCTGACTCAAATGGAAGCGTAAAATCCGCCACACCTCCATCTACAGGGGACGACACAGTCTTCGTCGGGCAAGAGAATGTTCCGCTCGAAGGCGTTATTCAATTCGATAAACCAAAGGCAGATGCTTCAATCAAGAAATGGGG CCGTGTGGCTTTACTTGCTGGTGGGGATGTTTTGGCTTTGCTTATCTTCTCTGCAATTGGGAGATTCAGCCATGGATTCCCTGTGTTTAGCTCCGACACTCTTCACACAGCTGACCCTTTCATTGCTG GATGGTTTCTGAGTGCTTATTTCTTGGGAGGATATGCGGAGGAAGGGAGAGGAATGAAGGGTCAGTCAAAAGCTGTGGTAGCAGCCGCTAAATCTTGGGCTCTCGGTGTTCCG AAACGATGCTCCGAGTTTTGGTTGATGATTTATCTTATCTCTAATCAGATTCAG CTTGGGGTGATCATAAGGTCAACCTCGTCAGGCCACATCCCATCTTATAGCTTTATCTTGGTGACAATGGGAAGTACTGCTGTTTTACTTATTGGGTGGAGAGCACTATTATTCAGTGTGCTTCCTTCAGAGTCAAAGAAGAAAGATGATACATATCGAAAAGGCAGCGCATTCGAACTATTTGAG TTGCTTACTTCATTAATAAGACGGTGGTAA